A stretch of the Macellibacteroides fermentans genome encodes the following:
- a CDS encoding AraC family transcriptional regulator gives MEPAEDYLKEVTPLGEDDCFVIIHRPQKRGFEYPLHIHPEFELNYLEGAKGALRIVGDSMEEIGDQDLVMVAGGTKHAYSNHHCAAETVCEITIQFRADVFDSILNTRHFKSIRQMFEDASKGLVFSSDMLDRIIPELKKLTKDDSDSFHSFLHMVEILKILSSDNQMRLLSSENSVDGFSSSENEKLESILRFMHEKFRESIMLGEVSKSSGMSEASLTRFLKRRTGKTFIDTLNDIRISQAVCCLIDTSASITEICYNCGFNNVSNFNRIFKKRKGCTPTDYRQKYEKSRFKL, from the coding sequence ATGGAACCTGCAGAAGATTACCTAAAGGAGGTAACCCCATTGGGTGAAGACGATTGTTTCGTTATAATTCATCGTCCACAGAAAAGAGGGTTCGAATACCCGTTGCATATACATCCGGAATTTGAGCTCAATTATCTGGAAGGAGCGAAAGGTGCATTGCGAATTGTTGGTGATTCGATGGAAGAGATTGGCGACCAAGATTTAGTCATGGTTGCCGGTGGAACGAAGCATGCATATTCTAATCATCATTGTGCTGCAGAGACAGTTTGTGAAATAACCATTCAATTTCGGGCAGATGTATTTGATAGTATTCTTAATACACGCCACTTCAAATCAATTAGGCAGATGTTTGAGGATGCTTCCAAAGGATTGGTTTTTTCTTCTGATATGTTGGATCGGATTATACCTGAATTGAAAAAGCTAACAAAAGATGATTCGGATTCTTTTCATAGTTTTTTGCATATGGTTGAAATTCTTAAAATTCTATCGTCAGATAATCAAATGCGTCTGCTAAGTTCCGAGAATAGTGTGGATGGTTTTAGTTCTTCCGAAAATGAGAAGCTGGAAAGTATCTTAAGATTTATGCATGAAAAATTTAGAGAATCTATTATGCTGGGAGAGGTATCCAAGAGCAGTGGAATGAGTGAAGCTTCCTTGACCAGATTTCTTAAGAGAAGAACAGGAAAGACTTTTATCGATACTCTTAATGACATTCGGATTTCGCAGGCAGTGTGTTGTTTGATAGATACCTCAGCTTCTATTACCGAAATATGTTATAATTGTGGATTTAATAATGTATCTAATTTTAATCGAATTTTTAAAAAACGGAAAGGTTGTACGCCAACAGATTATAGACAAAAATATGAAAAAAGTCGTTTTAAGCTCTAA
- a CDS encoding DUF3467 domain-containing protein produces the protein MENKKGNAEIQIELSEEIAQGTYANLAIIAHSSSEFILDFIRLVPGVPKAKVQSRIILTPENAKRLLYALQDNVNRFEDQFGQVKTEHPQGFIPPIGGVKGEA, from the coding sequence ATGGAAAATAAAAAAGGGAATGCAGAAATTCAAATTGAATTATCTGAAGAGATAGCACAGGGAACATATGCTAATCTGGCAATCATTGCACACTCTTCTTCTGAGTTTATACTTGACTTTATTCGGTTGGTTCCAGGTGTTCCAAAAGCCAAGGTACAGAGCCGGATCATATTGACTCCAGAAAATGCCAAGCGTCTTTTATACGCTTTACAAGATAATGTGAACCGTTTTGAAGATCAATTCGGACAGGTAAAGACCGAGCATCCCCAAGGTTTTATTCCACCGATAGGAGGGGTTAAAGGCGAAGCTTAA